One window of the Gemmatimonadota bacterium genome contains the following:
- the had gene encoding 6-hydroxycyclohex-1-ene-1-carbonyl-CoA dehydrogenase: MRAVRLLAPSAPLEVLDVEQPTAGADEVIVRVAGCGVCHTDIGFWRDGVPTRHPLPITLGHEISGVVVDAGSDFTHLLDREVIVPSVIPCGACDLCLSGRGNVCLSQLMPGNDMDGGFADYIKVPGRGICTVDDRGELELAELSVVADAVTTPYQAVVRSGLRPGDMAIVVGVGGVGAHCVQIAAALGARVVAIDVEPVRLERIASFGASLCVDSSQAAFKELRSQVRDAASRWGCPAHGWKIFECSGHPAGQETAFGLLNHAATLMLVGFTLEKVNVRLSNLMAFDATAQGTWGCKPELYPAALELVTSGKIALRPFIQTFPLADGPSVIRKVADHEIGRRAILTPDGAG; encoded by the coding sequence ATGAGGGCGGTACGATTGCTGGCGCCTTCGGCGCCGCTGGAAGTCTTGGATGTCGAGCAGCCCACGGCGGGCGCCGACGAGGTCATCGTGCGCGTCGCCGGGTGCGGCGTCTGTCACACCGACATCGGCTTCTGGAGGGACGGAGTACCCACCCGGCACCCCCTCCCCATCACGCTCGGCCACGAGATCTCCGGAGTGGTGGTCGACGCCGGAAGCGACTTCACCCACCTGCTCGATCGCGAGGTCATCGTGCCTTCGGTGATCCCTTGCGGCGCGTGCGACCTCTGCCTGTCCGGACGCGGCAACGTGTGCCTGTCCCAACTGATGCCGGGCAACGACATGGACGGCGGCTTCGCCGACTACATCAAGGTGCCCGGCCGCGGCATCTGCACGGTGGACGACAGGGGAGAGCTGGAGCTCGCCGAGCTGTCCGTCGTCGCGGACGCCGTGACTACCCCCTATCAGGCGGTGGTGCGGAGCGGTCTTCGGCCAGGGGACATGGCGATCGTGGTGGGCGTGGGAGGCGTCGGCGCGCACTGCGTGCAGATCGCCGCCGCGCTCGGCGCGCGTGTCGTCGCCATCGACGTCGAACCCGTCCGTCTCGAGCGCATCGCCTCCTTTGGAGCGTCGCTCTGCGTCGACTCCAGCCAGGCGGCGTTCAAGGAGCTCCGGAGTCAGGTCCGCGATGCCGCGAGCAGGTGGGGCTGTCCGGCGCACGGCTGGAAGATCTTCGAGTGCTCCGGGCATCCCGCCGGCCAGGAGACCGCGTTCGGGCTGTTGAACCACGCGGCGACGCTCATGCTCGTGGGCTTCACTCTGGAGAAGGTGAACGTCCGCCTGAGCAATCTCATGGCGTTCGACGCGACCGCGCAGGGCACGTGGGGCTGCAAGCCCGAATTGTATCCCGCGGCGCTGGAGCTGGTGACCAGCGGGAAGATCGCGCTGCGCCCCTTCATCCAGACCTTTCCGCTGGCCGACGGGCCATCGGTGATCCGCAAGGTGGCGGATCACGAGATCGGCCGCCGCGCGATCCTCACACCGGACGGAGCCGGCTGA
- the oah gene encoding 6-oxocyclohex-1-ene-1-carbonyl-CoA hydratase encodes MQQLKSHTLVPEREFSEILYELRPALDPSGAPVEGLHNAWISLDNAAQYNSYTTAAVKELILAFRQASMDRSVVAVVFTAVGDKAFCTGGNTKEYAEYYAGNPQEYKQYMRLFNDMIDGILRCDKPVVNRVNGMRVAGGQEIGMACDFTIAADTARFGQAGPKHGSAPDGGSTDFLPLYVGFSRAMESGVLCEMWSAHKALFYGLINEVVPVLKLGDDWIPNPLVVTDRFLGPFGALDFGDFRTGDELVAAKAIMADAATDHSLLDRAVEALCTKVLMLMPDCTSKTVNSLRKHKQKHWDLNAITNREWLGLNMMTEGKAGFRAFNEGPKGRREVDFIELRQRLARGHPWDDELIRAISPQFDG; translated from the coding sequence ATGCAGCAGTTGAAGAGTCACACGCTGGTTCCCGAGCGAGAGTTCTCGGAGATCCTGTACGAGCTCCGCCCGGCGCTCGACCCCTCGGGCGCCCCGGTCGAGGGCCTGCACAACGCCTGGATAAGCCTCGACAACGCGGCTCAATACAACAGCTACACGACCGCAGCGGTGAAGGAGCTGATCCTCGCCTTCCGGCAGGCCTCGATGGATCGGAGCGTGGTCGCCGTGGTCTTTACCGCGGTGGGGGACAAGGCGTTCTGCACGGGGGGCAATACCAAGGAGTACGCCGAGTATTACGCCGGCAACCCGCAGGAATACAAGCAGTACATGCGCCTGTTCAACGACATGATCGACGGCATTCTCCGGTGCGACAAGCCCGTGGTGAACAGGGTGAACGGCATGCGGGTCGCCGGCGGTCAGGAGATCGGCATGGCGTGCGATTTCACCATCGCCGCCGACACCGCCCGTTTCGGCCAGGCCGGCCCGAAACACGGTTCCGCACCCGACGGAGGATCGACCGACTTCCTGCCGCTCTACGTGGGCTTCTCGAGGGCGATGGAAAGCGGCGTTTTGTGCGAAATGTGGAGCGCACACAAGGCGCTCTTCTACGGCTTGATCAACGAGGTCGTCCCGGTCCTCAAGCTCGGCGACGACTGGATTCCCAACCCCCTCGTCGTGACGGACCGCTTCCTGGGGCCGTTCGGAGCCCTCGACTTCGGTGATTTCAGGACCGGAGACGAGCTGGTCGCCGCCAAGGCGATCATGGCCGACGCCGCAACCGACCATAGCCTTCTGGACCGGGCCGTGGAGGCGCTGTGCACGAAGGTCCTGATGCTGATGCCGGACTGCACGTCGAAGACGGTCAACAGCCTGCGCAAGCACAAGCAGAAGCACTGGGATTTGAACGCGATCACCAATCGCGAGTGGTTGGGTCTGAACATGATGACCGAAGGGAAGGCCGGCTTCCGCGCGTTCAACGAGGGACCCAAGGGCCGCCGAGAGGTCGACTTCATCGAACTTCGGCAGCGTCTAGCCCGGGGGCATCCGTGGGACGATGAGCTCATCCGGGCTATCTCGCCGCAGTTCGACGGCTGA
- a CDS encoding SDR family NAD(P)-dependent oxidoreductase, translating into MDMGLEGKVALVTGAARGIGAEIARAFALEGCDLCLVDLDEEGIERVAGEIRAEGRSALAVRCDVRNVEEATRAVEQAVEQLGELHVLVCNAGITSDAVVWKMSERAWDDVVDVNLKGCFTMVRAAVPRLRERRWGRIVAVASINGLRGKAGQANYAASKAGLIGLIKSSARELGGFGVTANVVAPGMVMTEMTRRLPESFVTRALDDAALDRLASPRDVADAVVFLCSERARSVTGEVLRVDSGQYI; encoded by the coding sequence ATGGACATGGGCCTCGAAGGCAAGGTGGCGCTGGTCACCGGAGCCGCCCGCGGGATCGGCGCGGAGATCGCGCGCGCCTTCGCCCTCGAGGGGTGCGATCTGTGCCTCGTCGACCTCGATGAGGAAGGGATCGAGAGGGTCGCTGGGGAGATACGCGCCGAAGGTCGCTCCGCGCTCGCCGTTCGGTGCGACGTGCGGAACGTCGAGGAAGCGACGCGCGCCGTGGAGCAAGCCGTCGAACAGCTCGGAGAGCTCCACGTCCTCGTGTGCAACGCTGGCATCACCAGCGACGCCGTGGTGTGGAAGATGTCGGAGCGGGCGTGGGACGACGTCGTGGACGTCAACCTCAAGGGCTGCTTCACGATGGTTCGCGCCGCCGTCCCGCGGCTACGGGAGCGGCGGTGGGGACGCATCGTGGCCGTGGCCTCCATCAACGGGCTCCGAGGGAAGGCGGGACAGGCGAACTACGCGGCCTCGAAGGCGGGGCTCATCGGGCTCATCAAGTCATCGGCCCGCGAGTTGGGAGGGTTCGGAGTCACGGCGAACGTGGTCGCCCCGGGCATGGTCATGACCGAAATGACGCGTCGACTCCCGGAGAGCTTCGTAACCCGGGCGCTCGACGACGCCGCGCTGGACCGACTCGCGAGCCCCCGGGACGTCGCCGACGCGGTGGTCTTCCTGTGCTCCGAGCGCGCCCGGAGCGTCACGGGCGAAGTCCTGCGCGTAGACAGCGGCCAGTACATATGA
- a CDS encoding enoyl-CoA hydratase/isomerase family protein: MPIDVKTHEGIAHVVLSDPPLNILTRALLSDLRRALTELSADGTLRVLLLRAEGKHFSSGASVEEHLPGTVERMIPEFMQTIGAVRDFPVPTICAVQGRCLGGALELALAADLVIAADNASFGVPEISLGVIPPAACVQLPRMVPPGVAAELVFTGRPIDARSAVAVGLVTHVVEVDSLHDAAMRLAHAISAHSAAALRSAKEALRAGAEAVDRTMTEASRIYLEDLMRTTDAAEGLLSFMEKRQPHWTHS, from the coding sequence ATGCCGATCGACGTGAAGACCCACGAAGGGATCGCCCACGTCGTCCTGAGCGATCCCCCGCTCAACATCCTGACGCGGGCTCTCCTCTCGGACCTGCGCCGCGCCCTGACCGAGCTGTCCGCGGATGGCACGCTCCGGGTCCTGCTGCTGCGGGCCGAGGGAAAGCACTTCTCCTCGGGGGCATCCGTCGAGGAGCATCTCCCCGGGACCGTCGAGCGGATGATCCCTGAGTTCATGCAGACGATCGGGGCCGTGCGAGACTTCCCCGTGCCGACGATTTGCGCGGTGCAGGGGCGGTGCCTGGGCGGCGCGCTGGAGTTGGCGCTCGCCGCCGACTTGGTCATCGCCGCGGACAACGCCTCGTTCGGCGTGCCGGAGATCAGCCTGGGCGTGATCCCTCCCGCGGCGTGCGTTCAGCTCCCGCGCATGGTCCCGCCCGGCGTCGCGGCCGAGCTGGTCTTCACGGGGAGACCGATCGACGCGCGTTCCGCCGTGGCGGTAGGGCTGGTGACGCACGTGGTGGAGGTGGATTCGCTGCACGACGCGGCGATGCGCCTGGCCCATGCCATTTCTGCGCACAGCGCCGCAGCGCTCCGCAGCGCGAAGGAAGCGCTGAGGGCCGGCGCGGAGGCGGTCGACAGAACGATGACCGAAGCGTCCCGGATCTACCTCGAGGACCTGATGCGCACGACTGACGCCGCCGAAGGCCTGCTGTCGTTCATGGAGAAACGCCAACCTCACTGGACCCATTCATGA
- a CDS encoding 2-hydroxyacyl-CoA dehydratase: MTSEPIVPELSTESLEELLWSARELLEDDSFPTVSRWREAGGKVVGHFQVYFPEEIAHAAGALPFRMRGAPVEPLQSDSRFGSYLCSILKTSLEIALTGRVELDLFVTHPICDAARNMAGIFGRNFDYPCQILYLPQNTASAHTVTYLRGEYARLQRVVEEATGTAVSDEALRSSIGVYNRNRALLRDLYAVKRDTPWQISADEAYALMALGGVMRREDHNAVLETALPLIRARDAPRPDRIRVVYEGGFCEQPPLDLIRAVARSCYVVDDDLLIGMRWILSDIPTTGDLLANMAEAYIEDSSYSPVQHDDRKKKEDMLLERIRAAGAEAAIVTAAKMCEPGLEEQVAYTRSLDEARVPYFVSEFEENMTSFDHLEIQLETFVENLMFD; this comes from the coding sequence ATGACCTCCGAACCGATCGTCCCGGAGCTTTCCACCGAGTCGCTGGAGGAGCTGCTGTGGAGCGCGCGTGAGCTGCTCGAAGACGACTCCTTCCCCACCGTGAGCCGTTGGCGAGAGGCTGGAGGCAAGGTCGTTGGACACTTCCAGGTCTACTTCCCGGAAGAGATCGCCCACGCCGCCGGCGCCCTTCCCTTCCGCATGCGCGGGGCGCCGGTCGAGCCACTCCAATCCGACTCCCGCTTCGGGTCGTACCTCTGCTCGATCCTCAAGACCTCTCTGGAGATCGCCCTCACGGGACGCGTGGAGCTCGACCTGTTCGTCACCCATCCGATCTGCGACGCCGCCCGCAACATGGCCGGCATCTTCGGTCGCAACTTCGACTACCCGTGCCAGATCCTGTACCTGCCGCAGAACACGGCCTCGGCCCACACGGTCACGTACCTGCGCGGCGAGTACGCGCGCCTGCAGCGCGTGGTGGAGGAGGCCACCGGCACCGCGGTGTCTGATGAAGCGCTGCGTTCCTCGATCGGCGTCTACAACCGGAATCGTGCGCTGCTGAGGGATCTGTACGCCGTCAAGCGAGACACCCCCTGGCAGATCTCCGCGGACGAAGCGTACGCGCTCATGGCGCTGGGCGGCGTGATGAGGCGCGAGGACCACAACGCCGTACTCGAGACGGCGCTGCCGCTGATCCGGGCGCGGGATGCGCCTCGACCCGACCGCATTCGCGTCGTCTACGAGGGCGGCTTCTGCGAGCAGCCGCCGCTCGACCTCATCCGCGCGGTGGCGCGCTCGTGCTACGTGGTGGACGATGATCTGCTGATCGGCATGCGCTGGATCCTCAGCGATATCCCGACCACCGGCGACCTGCTGGCGAACATGGCCGAGGCGTACATCGAGGACTCCTCGTACTCGCCGGTGCAGCACGACGACCGGAAGAAGAAGGAGGACATGCTCCTGGAGCGCATCCGCGCCGCCGGGGCAGAAGCGGCCATCGTGACGGCGGCCAAGATGTGCGAGCCCGGACTCGAGGAGCAGGTCGCCTATACGCGGAGCCTGGACGAGGCCCGGGTCCCGTACTTCGTGAGCGAATTCGAGGAGAACATGACGAGCTTCGACCACCTGGAGATCCAGCTGGAGACGTTCGTCGAGAACCTGATGTTCGACTGA
- a CDS encoding 2-hydroxyacyl-CoA dehydratase family protein, with protein sequence MSQATTSLVGRGNADGARLFKEWFTELGQAAEEGRGGAYVFVMGSLVELLRCFDLPVVFPEINSLQTAVRHEAHEYLNEAEDYGYSPDICGYVKADVATQLRGGRLPMGRIPPPGIAVYTNACNTYIKWAEIWERMYDCPIVTIDVPGSRAAGLRPGRGDPDFENDLGYVLGQLRELIPVLEKVSGKAFDIDRLRETLGHANTMARGWQRVLELNKSTPSLFNALTDGTIYLGVSNCLRGTADGAAYFDDLVEEMEFKSDNGIGTLTEELYRLLFVGVPCYPIFRRFGELFSEWGGTFVNSTYLWFASGGANEGYQYDVDRPVESLAEGLLLGTRAAMDSMFFQTEPLLEMFDSYQADGVVYHPIKSCRTVSTGLADNRREVMSRGDVPSLFIESDMMDRRVVSEAQLKNRIDAFFEGLASRRIKAATTTAQ encoded by the coding sequence ATGTCACAAGCGACGACCAGCCTGGTGGGCCGAGGCAACGCGGACGGTGCCCGTCTCTTCAAGGAATGGTTCACGGAACTCGGCCAGGCGGCCGAGGAAGGACGGGGCGGAGCGTACGTGTTCGTGATGGGGAGTCTGGTCGAACTGCTTCGCTGTTTCGATCTGCCCGTGGTCTTTCCCGAGATCAACTCCCTGCAGACCGCGGTCCGCCACGAAGCGCACGAGTACCTGAACGAAGCGGAGGACTACGGCTACTCGCCCGATATCTGCGGTTACGTGAAAGCCGACGTCGCCACGCAACTCCGAGGGGGGCGCCTGCCGATGGGCCGCATCCCGCCGCCCGGAATCGCGGTCTACACCAACGCGTGCAACACGTACATCAAGTGGGCCGAGATCTGGGAGCGGATGTACGACTGCCCCATCGTCACGATCGACGTCCCCGGCAGCCGGGCGGCGGGCCTACGCCCCGGGCGAGGAGACCCGGACTTCGAGAACGATCTGGGTTACGTCCTCGGCCAACTCCGGGAACTCATCCCGGTCCTCGAGAAGGTGAGCGGAAAGGCGTTCGATATCGACCGGCTCCGCGAGACCCTCGGGCACGCCAACACCATGGCTCGGGGGTGGCAACGGGTGCTGGAGCTGAACAAGTCGACGCCTTCCCTGTTCAACGCGCTCACGGACGGAACGATCTATCTCGGAGTATCGAACTGCCTTCGTGGGACCGCCGACGGGGCCGCGTATTTCGACGACCTCGTCGAGGAGATGGAGTTCAAGAGTGACAACGGCATCGGCACGCTCACCGAGGAGCTCTACCGACTCCTGTTCGTCGGCGTGCCGTGCTATCCGATCTTCCGCCGCTTCGGCGAGCTGTTCAGCGAATGGGGCGGCACGTTCGTAAATTCGACCTACCTGTGGTTCGCCTCCGGCGGCGCGAACGAGGGGTATCAGTACGACGTCGATCGGCCCGTGGAGAGCCTGGCCGAGGGGCTTCTTCTGGGGACCCGGGCCGCCATGGACAGCATGTTCTTCCAGACCGAGCCGCTGCTCGAGATGTTCGACAGCTATCAGGCCGACGGCGTGGTCTACCACCCCATCAAGAGCTGCCGGACGGTCTCGACGGGCCTGGCGGACAACCGCCGCGAGGTCATGTCACGCGGCGACGTCCCTTCCCTCTTCATCGAGTCCGACATGATGGATCGTCGCGTGGTCTCCGAGGCTCAGCTGAAGAACCGGATCGACGCGTTCTTCGAGGGTCTCGCGTCCCGCCGCATCAAGGCCGCCACCACCACCGCCCAGTAG
- a CDS encoding acyl-CoA dehydratase activase produces the protein MAYAAGVDVGSTQTKAVIVDETGVIVARALTETGANVIQAAQTAFEEALAKGGLEEREVEYVIGTGYGRYKVTFGNAQVTEISCHGRGAVHMFPRTRTVVDMGGQDTKAIRVAEDGEILDFCMNDKCAAGTGRFLGAASSALEIPLDELGPTALRGERPVKISTTCTVFAESEVLSWLGKGKKIQDILLGVHQSIAARSAGLLRRVGVEDEVTFTGGVARNSAMVETLEQRLGLSLNVSDESHYMGALGAGLFALDRILASRQPTEAEAAAS, from the coding sequence ATGGCATACGCAGCCGGAGTGGACGTGGGGTCCACGCAGACCAAGGCGGTCATCGTCGATGAGACCGGCGTCATCGTGGCGCGGGCGCTGACCGAGACGGGCGCCAACGTCATCCAGGCGGCGCAGACCGCGTTCGAGGAGGCTCTGGCAAAGGGTGGACTCGAGGAACGCGAGGTGGAGTACGTGATCGGCACCGGATACGGGCGCTACAAGGTGACCTTCGGAAACGCCCAGGTGACGGAGATAAGCTGCCACGGTCGCGGAGCCGTACACATGTTTCCCCGGACCCGCACGGTCGTGGACATGGGCGGACAGGACACGAAGGCGATACGGGTCGCCGAAGATGGCGAGATCCTCGACTTCTGCATGAACGACAAGTGCGCCGCCGGCACGGGACGCTTTCTGGGAGCCGCCTCGAGCGCGCTGGAGATTCCGCTCGACGAGCTCGGGCCCACCGCCCTCAGAGGCGAGCGGCCCGTAAAGATCAGCACGACGTGCACCGTCTTCGCGGAGTCGGAGGTGCTGTCCTGGCTCGGGAAAGGCAAGAAGATCCAGGACATTCTTCTCGGCGTGCACCAATCGATCGCCGCGCGCTCGGCGGGTCTCCTGCGCAGGGTTGGCGTCGAGGATGAGGTCACGTTCACCGGAGGTGTCGCCCGGAACAGCGCCATGGTGGAGACCCTGGAGCAGCGTCTCGGACTCTCCCTCAACGTCAGCGACGAGTCGCACTACATGGGCGCGCTAGGCGCAGGCCTGTTCGCCCTGGATCGCATCCTGGCCAGCCGACAACCCACGGAAGCGGAGGCGGCGGCGTCATGA
- a CDS encoding acyl-CoA dehydratase activase: MRYTAGVDLGSTYTKAVVLDADYRIVGKAMRPTGFRLGEVGREALDEALGAAGLARHEVGYTVTTGFGRHQMAEADTHVTDLTAAARGATLLYPGTATVLDVGGQTMKATRVGTDGKVKSFRLNDKCAAGTGAFLEKTARYMGFETEEIGPLVSTSKTPVPISGVCAVFAESEVINQLSQGAAPADIMHGAVVSLVGRSVQLMKRVRMEPEYTLIGGILRFQRMADVIRAELDSEVNVPHGDLVQFTSALGAAYLAHLRVARLESSEATTRS; encoded by the coding sequence ATGAGATACACGGCTGGAGTCGACCTGGGCTCGACCTATACCAAGGCGGTCGTCCTGGACGCGGACTACCGCATCGTGGGCAAGGCCATGCGTCCCACCGGCTTCCGACTCGGCGAGGTGGGGCGCGAGGCCCTGGACGAGGCGCTGGGTGCCGCGGGACTCGCGCGGCACGAGGTGGGCTACACGGTGACCACGGGCTTCGGCAGGCACCAGATGGCGGAGGCCGACACCCACGTGACCGACCTCACCGCGGCCGCCCGCGGCGCCACGCTCCTGTACCCGGGCACCGCGACCGTGCTGGACGTGGGCGGTCAGACGATGAAGGCGACGCGCGTCGGGACCGACGGCAAGGTCAAGTCGTTCAGGCTCAACGACAAGTGCGCCGCCGGGACCGGGGCTTTCCTGGAAAAGACGGCCCGTTACATGGGTTTCGAGACGGAGGAGATCGGCCCCCTGGTCTCCACCTCGAAGACCCCCGTACCGATCTCGGGCGTGTGCGCCGTCTTCGCCGAGTCGGAAGTGATCAACCAGCTCTCACAGGGCGCCGCCCCCGCCGACATCATGCACGGCGCGGTCGTCTCGCTCGTGGGTCGGTCGGTACAGCTCATGAAGCGGGTGAGGATGGAACCGGAGTACACGCTCATCGGAGGCATCCTCCGCTTCCAACGCATGGCCGACGTGATCCGCGCCGAGCTGGACTCGGAGGTGAACGTCCCGCACGGAGACCTGGTCCAATTCACGTCGGCTCTGGGCGCCGCCTACCTGGCCCACCTCCGGGTTGCCCGGCTGGAATCGTCCGAAGCCACCACCCGCTCATGA
- a CDS encoding hemerythrin domain-containing protein, with protein MEKHPTQVLRDEHQWILAVADVLSSLLDDPADRLDYDRIGECIDFMRLFADACHHGKEEDHLFTALVEQGMPREQGPIAVMLHEHRLGRERVSDMASAMPGARAGDSNDRRRLLQAGRGYVELIRNHILKEDNVLFEMADEVITGPACARLCAAYDGTCDHTFEGRTKEQLEALGRSLFSSP; from the coding sequence ATGGAGAAACACCCGACCCAGGTACTGCGCGACGAGCATCAGTGGATCCTGGCCGTGGCGGACGTCCTCTCCTCGCTCCTGGACGACCCCGCCGACCGCCTGGACTACGACCGGATCGGCGAGTGCATCGACTTCATGCGACTCTTCGCCGACGCGTGTCATCACGGGAAAGAGGAAGATCACCTCTTCACCGCGCTAGTCGAGCAGGGGATGCCCAGAGAGCAGGGGCCGATCGCCGTGATGTTGCACGAACACCGACTCGGCCGCGAGCGCGTGTCCGACATGGCCAGCGCCATGCCTGGCGCCCGCGCCGGCGACTCGAACGATCGGCGGCGTCTGCTTCAGGCTGGTCGAGGATACGTCGAGCTGATCCGCAACCACATCCTCAAGGAAGACAACGTGCTCTTCGAGATGGCGGATGAGGTCATCACCGGTCCGGCGTGCGCACGACTGTGCGCGGCCTACGACGGCACCTGCGATCACACGTTCGAGGGCCGTACCAAGGAGCAGCTCGAGGCCCTGGGACGGTCGCTGTTCTCGTCGCCTTGA